CCCGAGACGCTGCGCGCCATGCTGAGCGACAGAACCCGGTTGGTCTGTTTCTCGCACTGCTCCAACATCACAGGCGGTCCGAACCCGGTAGCCGAAATCACCGCAATGGTCCACGAGGTCGGCGGACGGGTCTGTGTCGACGGTGTCGCCTATGTGCCGCACGCCAGCGTCGACGTGAAGGCGCTCGACGTCGATTTTTATCTCTTCAGTCTCTACAAGACCTACGGGCCCCATCTCGGCGTGATGTACGGCAAGAAGAAGCACCTTCTGGAGGCAAAGGGGCAGTACTTCTACTTCCACGCCGAAGACGATCTGCCGATGAAGATGAACCCCGGCGCGCCGAACCACGAGCTCACGGCGGGTTGCCAGGGCATCGGCGACTACTTCGAGGCGCTGGCCGGCCATCACCTGGACGAGCCGGCCAACGATCTCCACGGCCGCATGCGCCAAATGTTCGAGATCATCGCGCGCCACGAAGAGGACCTCTCGGCCCGCTTCCTCGACTTCGCGGCGAACCAACCGAAGATTCGAATCATCGGCCGGACCACGGTCGAACACGATCGACGAGCCCCAACCTTCAGCTTCACGATCGACGGGGTGGAGAGCCAGGAGGTCCCGCCGCTGCTCGAGAAGCACGGCATCGCGGCAAACGCCGGCGATTTCTATGCTCCCCGCATTCTCGAGGCGGTCGGTGTCGACTCGTCCGACGGCGCGATCCGGTGTTCCTTCGTGCACTACAACACGATTGCCGAAGTCGAACGCCTTATCGGTGCTCTGAAGGAGATCGCAGGCGACTGATCGCCGCCGACCTGGAACTCGCCGCCCCCATGGTGCCGCTGGATTCCGACGGCGGCGGCATCGCCTTCGCCTTGCCCGCAAACGGTGCCGACAACGCAGCCATCGGCGAGGCGGTCGATCGTCTTCTCGCCGACGGTACGATTGACAACCTGACCCGACGACACCTGCCGGGCTACCTGCCTAGTCCTTGATGAACATATCGCCGGCAATGGCGCAAAAGTATTGGCCCTTACGCGCGAAACGATGGCTGCGGCGCGCGTAGAACAGCCCGTCAACCGGCGCCAGAACGGGCGTGCGGCGGCCACTCTCGGCATCGAGGATATGGGCAAAAGTCTGCCCCTCGCGAACCCGTTCACCGAGATGGCTGTGGTAGATCACCACACCTCCGAGTTCGGCAAACAGGCGGAACAGACTGGCGTTGGAGCGCGGCTCGCAGGCCATCTCGGGCAGCGGACCGGGCGATCCAGCCACCACGCCTCGGCGCTGCAGCCAGTGGAACAGGTTGTCGGCATCGGGCCTGGTGAGGTGATCGTCGACATCGCGCTGGCCACGCAGCTCAACCACAGCCGACGTGCTGCCCGGCGGCACAGGATGATCGGCAAAGCGCGCCTGCATCTCCTTCCAGAAGAGAGCATGGGATGACTTGAAGGTCATCATGCGGTTGCCGCGGTCAATCAGCACGACCTCGACCTGCATCTGGGCCGCAAGATCGCGCGCATCCGGCCAGTTCACATCGGTGACAAGGATATGGAGTAACGCCTCCCAAGCCGAATGAAGATCGAGCACCAGGTCGGCATCATGCGAGAGCCGGAGCAACGTCAGCTTCAGGACGTCGGCCTCGCGCGCATCATTGCGTTCGGCAATCGCTGACCCCAACGCAGCGCGGACCAGCGCGACATTGGTCTCACCGTCGTCAGTGAGCTGTCCGGCGACCGCCTCAGCCACGGTGTCTATCAGGTTCGGAAAGCCGCGGTTGTAGTTGCGGTTGGTGTCGAGGTCGTATCGTCCCTGCGCTTCCATCATGATCTGCTGGGAAAGCCCGATCGGGTTGGCGAAGGGCACAACGACAATCTCGCCCGTCACCTGGCCGGCAGCGTCAGCCTCTTCAAGACGCGCGATCAGGTGTTCCAGAACAACGATACCCGGCAGTTCCTGCGCATGCAGCGCAGCATGAAGATAGGCCTTGGGCCGAGCTCCCGCTGTACCGAACCGGTGCACCGGCAGGCAGCGGCGTGTCCCGAGGCTGGCGGCGGGCAGATCGAGATGTTCGATGGTGTGGGTCACGGCCGCCTCAGTAGTCGATCACGGGCAGGTCGTTGGGCGGCAGCTCGTCATGGCCCGAGACCACTGCGAAGGACTGGCCCGGCCGCACAAGACGGCTCATCGAGCGACCATAGAGCACGCCCGTCGCACGGCTCCTGACCGGGGTGCGTGCTGTCTCGAAATCAGGCTCGGCCGGATCGACGATGTCGGCCACGACCGCACCAGCCTCGACGTGGTCACCGACATCGAGGTGATAGGACAGGACACCGGCACAGGGTGCCACGAGGTTGTCAGAACCACTGAGCGGCGTCGGTTCGCAGGGCAGCACCGGAGGATCGCCGGGATCGCCGGCGACAATGCCATGGCGCTGCAGAAAGCGCCACAGGCCCATGGCGTCCTCAAGTGCGAGATCATCGCCGACATCGTTCTGACCGCGCAGCTCGAGCGTCGTGGTGAACGGTGGTTCGGCGATCGGCCAGTACGGAAACCGCTTGCGCAACCGGTGCCACACCGTAGTCGGTGCGATGTCGAAGTTGGTCCCGCTGTCGGTCGGGAAGAGCAGAACGGTCTCGCACTTCAGTTCGGCGGCGAGATCGCCGTATTGCGCCCAGTGGTTCTCGGGGAAGTAGATGTACTGGATCGCCTCGCCGTGGCAGTGC
This genomic interval from Rhodospirillales bacterium contains the following:
- a CDS encoding succinylglutamate desuccinylase/aspartoacylase family protein encodes the protein MVHRVETVPLMVPGPGTERFLTVHRFGNPEARPKLYFHAALHADELPGTLILNRMLGWLRDADAANQIEGDIVVVPYANPVGLSNRIMGYHLGRYDLDGDGNFNRWYPDLSGTVGDKVVDRLGDDEVENAHLIHWAYRVAIEEWEAPGEANTLRKALMLLSADCDFVFDLHCHGEAIQYIYFPENHWAQYGDLAAELKCETVLLFPTDSGTNFDIAPTTVWHRLRKRFPYWPIAEPPFTTTLELRGQNDVGDDLALEDAMGLWRFLQRHGIVAGDPGDPPVLPCEPTPLSGSDNLVAPCAGVLSYHLDVGDHVEAGAVVADIVDPAEPDFETARTPVRSRATGVLYGRSMSRLVRPGQSFAVVSGHDELPPNDLPVIDY
- a CDS encoding succinylglutamate desuccinylase/aspartoacylase family protein produces the protein MTHTIEHLDLPAASLGTRRCLPVHRFGTAGARPKAYLHAALHAQELPGIVVLEHLIARLEEADAAGQVTGEIVVVPFANPIGLSQQIMMEAQGRYDLDTNRNYNRGFPNLIDTVAEAVAGQLTDDGETNVALVRAALGSAIAERNDAREADVLKLTLLRLSHDADLVLDLHSAWEALLHILVTDVNWPDARDLAAQMQVEVVLIDRGNRMMTFKSSHALFWKEMQARFADHPVPPGSTSAVVELRGQRDVDDHLTRPDADNLFHWLQRRGVVAGSPGPLPEMACEPRSNASLFRLFAELGGVVIYHSHLGERVREGQTFAHILDAESGRRTPVLAPVDGLFYARRSHRFARKGQYFCAIAGDMFIKD
- a CDS encoding aminotransferase class V-fold PLP-dependent enzyme — translated: MAHKDLDLDFVRSFFPALNDGWAFMENAGGSLVPHTVINRVTLYMTECQVQPGGNAAIARDAQERMKKGHEVVAAMINAEPEEVVIGPSTTRNVITLAAALRDQLKGGEVIVTNIDHEANNGHWRRLEEFGITVSEWQVNPETAELEPETLRAMLSDRTRLVCFSHCSNITGGPNPVAEITAMVHEVGGRVCVDGVAYVPHASVDVKALDVDFYLFSLYKTYGPHLGVMYGKKKHLLEAKGQYFYFHAEDDLPMKMNPGAPNHELTAGCQGIGDYFEALAGHHLDEPANDLHGRMRQMFEIIARHEEDLSARFLDFAANQPKIRIIGRTTVEHDRRAPTFSFTIDGVESQEVPPLLEKHGIAANAGDFYAPRILEAVGVDSSDGAIRCSFVHYNTIAEVERLIGALKEIAGD